One region of Streptomyces sp. NBC_01454 genomic DNA includes:
- a CDS encoding GntR family transcriptional regulator, with translation MAYRTTGAGYAEIAAHYRQLIDDGELSPGDALPSVADIREHYEVSAKTVSRALQVLKNEGLVGSRGSLGTVVASRPRVAAASGDARVQRTQRGGPNYAPGETSTGHVAMLRSCADPVICQLLDIEPHDEIVIRRRVFRQDGVPSVIGVECIHPRALSVVPDLLKQGPRGPVHWLIEYKEQTGRSTHGSPERRAARLASRDELEMLEVPLPDSDVAVPVLVTYVVYHDEDGPLEVMEDVHAPGLWHEAR, from the coding sequence GTGGCATACAGGACAACTGGGGCCGGGTATGCGGAGATTGCCGCCCATTACCGGCAACTGATCGACGATGGAGAGCTATCGCCCGGCGACGCCCTGCCGTCCGTGGCAGACATCCGAGAGCACTACGAGGTGTCCGCGAAGACCGTGTCCCGCGCGCTCCAGGTCCTCAAGAACGAGGGCTTGGTTGGGTCCCGCGGCAGTCTGGGCACCGTCGTTGCCAGCCGCCCCCGCGTAGCGGCCGCCAGCGGAGACGCCCGCGTCCAGCGGACGCAGCGCGGCGGACCGAACTACGCCCCAGGCGAGACGAGCACCGGACACGTGGCCATGCTGCGGTCCTGTGCCGATCCCGTGATCTGCCAGCTACTCGACATCGAGCCGCACGACGAGATCGTGATCCGCCGACGGGTGTTCCGGCAGGACGGCGTACCCAGCGTGATCGGCGTCGAGTGCATCCATCCGCGCGCACTGTCCGTCGTCCCTGACCTGCTCAAACAAGGGCCACGGGGGCCAGTGCACTGGCTCATCGAGTACAAGGAGCAAACCGGTCGATCCACCCACGGGTCACCGGAGCGGCGGGCCGCCCGACTCGCCAGCCGTGACGAGCTGGAGATGCTGGAAGTCCCGTTGCCAGACTCAGACGTGGCGGTGCCGGTCTTGGTTACCTACGTCGTCTACCACGACGAGGACGGCCCCCTGGAGGTGATGGAGGACGTACACGCCCCAGGCCTCTGGCACGAAGCGCGATAG
- a CDS encoding replication protein has translation MQEFTQIDRCRKCARVAVAPELGTLTARDERGQASGRGVQLCESIWACAVCESAKRAEDTHELTTAALRWLAKGGTLVAVVLTTRHNRTHALADLIDGLQGTRKLVDAETGQITPRQPGAYQKMLKSHALRGDLAAEVGYVGMARNPEVTRSLDNGWNPHLNALVFLGGRLSGTPANGELVYVDEDGDCAFEPGEGSCTFEPSTKSMTKFEGWLRQFWADALKSIDPAYTPSTECERANCKCGGKGHGVSFTVITSPDDQALIEYLTKAGGETAESVKADIEAAKGAAAEVSYSGAKLAKGRKSMTPFQFLDRLWAIERDGLDEDEAPGYGTAEQCRAWSLEYETATRGRRAFEMTRGLKRHADLVGELEKYRYEESRVQLLAGVVLTQEAHGHVAEAENDFAVAELVRTEREAEVSALVAESGGREDHARVVDGDGCAEYVTSLAEVMKAKAKARADDKAMLERLLEQGLQLAPCPKCDGSGVLEKYRAIRDGQCFECGGSGRIVGDAADDDGDDPNTQE, from the coding sequence ATGCAGGAGTTCACCCAGATCGACCGGTGCCGCAAGTGCGCGCGGGTCGCGGTCGCGCCGGAGCTGGGGACGCTGACGGCGCGCGACGAACGCGGGCAGGCGTCCGGCCGGGGGGTGCAGCTCTGCGAGTCCATCTGGGCGTGCGCGGTGTGCGAGAGCGCCAAGCGCGCGGAGGACACCCACGAACTGACCACGGCAGCCCTGCGGTGGCTGGCCAAGGGGGGGACGCTCGTGGCCGTCGTGTTGACGACGCGCCACAACCGGACGCACGCCCTGGCCGACCTGATCGACGGCTTGCAGGGCACGCGGAAGCTGGTGGACGCGGAGACGGGGCAGATCACCCCGCGCCAACCGGGCGCGTACCAGAAGATGCTCAAGAGCCACGCTCTGCGGGGCGACCTGGCCGCCGAGGTCGGCTACGTCGGCATGGCCCGGAACCCCGAGGTGACGCGGTCGCTCGACAACGGGTGGAACCCGCACCTCAACGCCCTGGTGTTCCTCGGGGGACGGCTGTCCGGCACCCCGGCGAACGGGGAGCTGGTCTACGTGGACGAGGACGGCGACTGCGCGTTCGAGCCCGGGGAGGGCAGTTGCACGTTCGAGCCGTCCACGAAGTCGATGACCAAGTTCGAGGGGTGGCTACGCCAGTTCTGGGCCGATGCCCTGAAGTCGATCGATCCGGCCTACACCCCCAGCACCGAGTGCGAGCGGGCCAACTGCAAGTGCGGGGGGAAGGGTCACGGCGTGAGCTTCACGGTCATCACGTCGCCGGACGACCAAGCGCTGATCGAGTACCTGACGAAGGCCGGGGGCGAGACGGCCGAGTCGGTGAAGGCCGACATCGAGGCGGCCAAGGGTGCGGCGGCCGAGGTGTCGTACTCCGGGGCCAAGCTGGCCAAGGGCCGGAAGTCCATGACGCCGTTCCAGTTCCTCGACCGCCTGTGGGCGATCGAGCGTGACGGCCTGGACGAGGACGAGGCGCCGGGCTACGGGACTGCGGAGCAGTGCCGCGCGTGGTCGCTGGAGTACGAGACGGCGACGCGCGGCCGTCGCGCGTTCGAGATGACGCGGGGGCTCAAGCGGCACGCCGACCTGGTCGGCGAACTGGAGAAGTACCGCTACGAGGAGTCGCGCGTGCAGCTGCTCGCGGGCGTCGTGCTGACGCAGGAAGCGCACGGCCACGTGGCCGAGGCTGAGAACGACTTCGCCGTGGCCGAGCTGGTGCGCACGGAGCGGGAGGCCGAGGTGTCCGCCCTGGTCGCTGAGTCCGGCGGCCGGGAGGACCACGCGCGGGTGGTCGACGGCGACGGCTGCGCCGAGTACGTGACCTCGCTGGCCGAGGTGATGAAGGCCAAGGCAAAGGCGCGGGCCGACGACAAGGCGATGCTGGAACGGCTGTTGGAGCAGGGGCTGCAACTGGCTCCGTGCCCGAAGTGCGACGGCTCCGGCGTGCTGGAGAAGTACCGCGCGATCCGCGACGGCCAGTGCTTCGAGTGCGGCGGCTCCGGCCGGATCGTGGGCGACGCGGCCGACGACGACGGCGACGATCCGAACACCCAGGAGTGA
- a CDS encoding DUF2637 domain-containing protein: MLSSTASPESSELAPETVACVRAGLVVGLVAVAGVAFVVSWTALHDVGRAIGLDAVGAVLYPLSADGPIALALVASLVLAGRHRRAALTVLVLYTFASLALNYVHGLVPLEGTRPRLSPVPQVHWVLVGVAAALPVGSIACCADLVTRVLRSARPATVVTVEPQVEPVDTPVDAPVDTPRRRWWGWKDASAPAAPQPDAEPAPASVRPLVAICGGSGRLYRPEFPAVTAPAPPVEPEPEYQPEPEPVGGLSAEEAAAVIEQCWREGVLSLRKTAELAGRSKSLVEKQFAALVEERGPRPEPQQMTLQGVAA; this comes from the coding sequence GTGCTGTCTTCTACTGCCTCCCCTGAGTCGTCGGAGTTGGCGCCGGAGACCGTCGCGTGTGTCCGCGCCGGTCTCGTCGTCGGCCTTGTCGCCGTCGCGGGCGTCGCGTTCGTCGTGTCGTGGACGGCGTTGCACGATGTGGGCCGCGCGATCGGCCTGGATGCCGTGGGCGCGGTGCTGTACCCGCTGTCTGCTGACGGGCCGATCGCCCTCGCGCTGGTGGCCAGCCTGGTTCTGGCTGGGCGTCACCGCCGGGCGGCGCTGACGGTGCTCGTCCTCTACACCTTCGCCAGCTTGGCGCTGAACTACGTGCATGGCCTGGTGCCGTTGGAGGGCACGCGCCCACGGCTGAGCCCGGTGCCTCAGGTTCACTGGGTGCTCGTCGGCGTCGCCGCGGCGCTCCCGGTCGGCAGCATCGCCTGCTGCGCGGACCTGGTGACCCGCGTCCTGCGGTCCGCCCGACCGGCCACCGTGGTGACGGTAGAGCCGCAGGTCGAGCCGGTGGACACCCCCGTGGACGCTCCGGTGGACACCCCACGTCGCCGCTGGTGGGGCTGGAAGGACGCCTCAGCGCCCGCGGCGCCGCAGCCCGACGCGGAGCCTGCTCCGGCCTCTGTACGGCCGCTGGTGGCCATCTGTGGTGGCTCCGGCCGCCTTTACCGGCCGGAGTTCCCGGCCGTGACTGCGCCCGCACCGCCGGTCGAGCCGGAGCCCGAGTACCAGCCGGAGCCTGAGCCGGTGGGTGGTCTGTCGGCGGAGGAGGCCGCGGCGGTCATCGAGCAGTGCTGGCGAGAGGGCGTGCTGTCGCTCCGTAAGACGGCAGAGCTGGCTGGCCGCAGCAAGAGCCTGGTCGAGAAGCAGTTCGCCGCGCTGGTCGAGGAGCGCGGGCCGCGTCCGGAGCCGCAGCAGATGACGTTGCAGGGGGTTGCGGCATGA